A DNA window from Thermococcus sp. 4557 contains the following coding sequences:
- a CDS encoding S8 family serine peptidase yields the protein MEVLIYLDPGYFKGRKFKEALRDIAEQLGIAGIRVLDSSANPIVAVIPSESALKAAENMPEISYIREAGRPFAVPVAGSVTSQGIFNVSAVYAWRKGYNGSGVKVGVLDIPDGGFSNYQTLVSQGELPSSTQLYTPNGAGSSVHGSACAEIVYDVAPGIDGLYLATYGDTKQMYDAVKWFIDNGVRVVSHSISNFGWGPSQFDTDNDETPEFWDVYLIINYTIQNDVLWVNAAGNNRLEHWEGDWTDNDGDGILDIYGTAVDGNSVEEDREGIQVTLNSDTSTTFRAWIRWSDYPYPNGGPTNDFDAYFECQNGNQWELIAKSEDYQNGQFGQEPLESISVDLNSAGLADGNNHYCRLYIKKYNAPDSDQMHFDVWWDGVAGYWYSYGGDSTYNPVVKEGSVTPPADHPNVLAVGAVNWTDTSKLEWFSSEGPAYNSYLRSGQWLKPNVVAPDWVSTASYGAFSGTSAAAPHAAGVAALVLSAKSSLSQRDVWAILQLTAKDVNETGIDYNTGYGLVNASDATPQYLSWKYPTPENGARIDEASVVINITSLFKSLKESNLTVNNNDYTMNPMDSTNKSWSFQLNNLPNGEYVYNATTRDSFRVWIVRTGSRKFYVDLGEKTAQEGIDGDPASGGWASDQIVSPGTSTVINGVFVWKDSDDGGFTSSCTGKTYDIKGLQLRADGDYIYVMVNLSEIPNYGKPPTPLVGVGFDVNNDGNLDYYAYAFLDKVGVSAGSAEFLDIYDTDWNNVAANDPDSVFVAGGNVIEMQIPRASIGNPNGQIGISAQVYEGLGAGRICSGSDYMTDNGNTVTTVDLASVPFFSSVMMLALIVLGLSMYFRKL from the coding sequence GTGGAGGTTCTCATATACCTCGATCCGGGGTACTTTAAAGGCAGGAAGTTCAAAGAGGCATTGAGGGATATTGCAGAGCAGCTGGGAATCGCAGGAATCCGGGTTCTAGACTCAAGTGCAAACCCTATAGTGGCCGTTATACCCAGTGAAAGCGCACTAAAAGCTGCAGAAAACATGCCCGAAATCTCGTACATACGGGAGGCAGGACGCCCATTTGCAGTTCCTGTCGCAGGAAGCGTGACGAGTCAGGGAATATTCAACGTATCCGCAGTATATGCCTGGAGGAAGGGCTACAACGGAAGCGGCGTTAAGGTCGGAGTTCTTGACATTCCTGATGGGGGATTCAGCAACTATCAGACGCTGGTCAGCCAGGGCGAGCTTCCTTCCAGCACCCAGCTCTACACCCCCAACGGGGCAGGCTCGAGTGTTCACGGGAGCGCGTGCGCCGAGATAGTGTACGACGTGGCACCGGGGATAGACGGCCTGTACCTGGCCACGTATGGGGACACCAAGCAGATGTACGATGCGGTGAAATGGTTCATTGACAACGGCGTCAGGGTCGTTTCCCACTCCATAAGCAACTTCGGCTGGGGACCGAGTCAGTTCGACACGGATAATGACGAGACCCCAGAGTTCTGGGATGTGTATCTGATTATAAACTACACCATCCAAAACGACGTCCTGTGGGTGAACGCGGCTGGAAACAACAGGCTCGAACACTGGGAGGGGGATTGGACGGACAACGACGGCGATGGAATACTCGACATTTACGGCACGGCGGTGGACGGTAACAGCGTAGAAGAAGACAGGGAGGGCATACAGGTCACACTTAACAGTGACACCTCAACAACTTTCAGGGCGTGGATAAGGTGGAGCGACTACCCCTACCCGAACGGCGGCCCAACCAACGATTTTGACGCGTACTTTGAATGTCAAAACGGAAATCAGTGGGAACTAATTGCCAAATCAGAAGATTACCAGAACGGGCAATTTGGCCAGGAACCCCTCGAGAGTATAAGCGTGGACTTAAACTCCGCAGGGCTTGCCGACGGTAACAACCACTACTGCCGGCTGTACATTAAGAAATACAACGCCCCAGACTCCGACCAGATGCACTTCGACGTCTGGTGGGATGGGGTAGCCGGATACTGGTACAGTTACGGTGGCGACAGCACCTATAATCCAGTGGTCAAAGAGGGCAGCGTGACACCCCCGGCAGACCACCCGAATGTTCTCGCGGTGGGTGCAGTTAACTGGACCGACACCTCTAAACTGGAGTGGTTCTCCTCAGAGGGGCCGGCGTACAACTCATACCTGAGAAGTGGCCAGTGGCTCAAACCCAATGTCGTTGCGCCTGACTGGGTATCAACGGCCAGCTACGGAGCTTTCTCCGGAACATCTGCAGCAGCACCCCACGCGGCAGGAGTTGCAGCCCTGGTGCTGAGCGCAAAGTCAAGCCTGAGCCAGCGCGACGTATGGGCCATACTTCAGCTCACAGCGAAGGACGTGAACGAAACAGGCATCGACTACAACACCGGCTACGGCCTCGTGAACGCGAGCGATGCAACACCCCAATATCTCTCCTGGAAGTACCCGACTCCAGAGAACGGGGCAAGGATAGATGAGGCCAGCGTTGTAATCAACATCACGTCACTGTTCAAATCCCTTAAGGAGAGCAATCTAACGGTCAACAATAACGATTACACAATGAACCCCATGGATTCCACCAACAAGTCCTGGAGTTTCCAGCTGAACAACCTCCCTAACGGAGAGTACGTCTACAACGCCACCACAAGGGACTCCTTCAGGGTATGGATCGTCAGGACGGGCAGCAGGAAGTTCTACGTGGATTTAGGAGAGAAAACCGCGCAGGAGGGCATAGACGGCGACCCTGCTTCCGGAGGATGGGCGAGCGATCAGATCGTCTCACCCGGAACGAGCACCGTGATAAACGGGGTCTTCGTGTGGAAGGATTCAGACGACGGAGGCTTCACCTCATCGTGTACAGGCAAGACGTACGACATAAAAGGTCTCCAGCTCCGGGCAGATGGAGATTACATCTACGTGATGGTCAATCTATCGGAGATACCGAACTACGGAAAGCCCCCGACACCACTTGTTGGAGTTGGATTCGATGTTAATAATGACGGAAACCTCGACTACTACGCATACGCATTCCTTGACAAGGTTGGTGTCTCTGCTGGAAGTGCCGAGTTCCTGGACATCTACGACACCGATTGGAACAACGTTGCCGCCAATGACCCGGACTCCGTGTTCGTGGCCGGCGGCAACGTCATAGAGATGCAGATCCCGCGCGCCTCTATTGGAAACCCCAACGGACAGATAGGAATATCTGCCCAGGTCTATGAGGGGCTTGGAGCGGGAAGGATATGCTCCGGCAGTGACTACATGACCGACAACGGGAACACGGTAACGACGGTTGACCTAGCGAGCGTTCCCTTTTTCTCCAGCGTAATGATGCTTGCGCTGATAGTCCTGGGACTCTCGATGTACTTCAGAAAACTCTGA
- a CDS encoding alpha-amylase/4-alpha-glucanotransferase domain-containing protein, translating into MAMVNFIFGIHNHQPLGNFGWVFESAYDRSYRPFMEILEEYPNMKAAVHISGPLLEWLDANRPEYMDLLRSLVKKGQLEIVVAGFYEPVLAAIPKEDRIEQVKLLKDFAKKLGYDARGVWLTERVWQPELVKSLREAGIEYVIVDDYHFMSAGLSKEELYWPYYTEDGGEVIAVFPIDEKLRYLIPFRPVEKTVEYLHSLDNGDESRVAVFHDDGEKFGVWPGTYEWVYEKGWLREFFDRISSDERINLTLYSEYLARFKPRGLVYLPIASYFEMSEWSLPAKQAKLFVEFVEKLKGQGQFEKYRVFVRGGIWKNFFFKYPESNYMHKRMLMVSKLVRDNPQARRFVLKAQCNDAYWHGVFGGVYLPHLRRAVWENIIRANGFASTGSFVRDIDFDGRDEVFIEDENFYAVFKPAYGGSLFELSSRRRAVNYNDVLARRWEHYHEVPEAATPEEEGGEGVASIHEVGRKIPDEIRRELAYDDHLRAILQDHFLDPETTLEEYRLNRHIELGDFVTGAYNYSLFEGGVTLERDGTVSGRPARVEKTFHLTEDGFVVDYTVRSDAKALFGVELNLAVHSVMEEPAEFEAEKFEVNDPYGIGRVAVELDKKARVWKYPIKTLSQSEAGWDFVQQGVSYTVLLPVDGELRFRLRFREL; encoded by the coding sequence TTGGCAATGGTGAACTTTATCTTTGGCATTCATAACCATCAGCCCCTCGGAAACTTCGGCTGGGTCTTCGAGAGCGCCTACGATAGGTCCTACCGGCCTTTCATGGAGATTCTGGAGGAGTACCCGAACATGAAGGCCGCGGTTCACATAAGCGGCCCCCTCCTCGAATGGCTCGATGCCAACAGGCCCGAGTACATGGACCTCCTCCGCTCCCTGGTGAAGAAGGGGCAGCTGGAGATAGTCGTTGCAGGCTTCTACGAGCCAGTTCTCGCCGCCATTCCGAAGGAGGACAGGATTGAGCAGGTTAAGCTCCTCAAGGACTTCGCGAAGAAACTCGGCTACGACGCCAGGGGCGTCTGGCTCACCGAGCGCGTCTGGCAGCCCGAACTCGTCAAGAGCCTCCGCGAGGCTGGAATCGAGTACGTCATCGTCGATGACTACCACTTCATGAGCGCCGGCCTGAGCAAGGAGGAGCTTTACTGGCCGTACTACACCGAGGACGGCGGGGAAGTAATAGCCGTTTTCCCGATAGACGAGAAGCTCCGCTACCTCATCCCGTTCCGCCCCGTTGAGAAGACCGTCGAGTACCTCCACAGCCTCGACAACGGTGACGAGAGCAGGGTCGCGGTCTTCCACGACGACGGTGAGAAGTTCGGTGTCTGGCCGGGGACGTACGAGTGGGTTTACGAGAAGGGCTGGCTCAGGGAGTTCTTTGACAGGATTTCGAGCGATGAGAGGATAAATCTAACGCTTTACTCCGAGTACCTTGCGAGGTTCAAGCCCCGCGGGCTGGTCTACCTGCCCATTGCCTCCTACTTCGAGATGAGCGAGTGGTCCCTCCCTGCAAAGCAGGCGAAGCTCTTCGTCGAGTTCGTTGAAAAGCTCAAGGGACAGGGCCAGTTCGAGAAGTACCGCGTCTTCGTCAGGGGCGGAATATGGAAGAACTTCTTCTTCAAGTACCCCGAGAGCAACTACATGCACAAGAGGATGCTGATGGTGAGCAAGCTGGTGAGGGACAACCCTCAGGCGAGGAGGTTCGTCCTCAAGGCCCAGTGCAACGACGCCTACTGGCACGGCGTCTTCGGAGGGGTTTACCTCCCGCACCTCCGCAGGGCGGTCTGGGAGAACATAATAAGGGCCAACGGCTTCGCCTCCACGGGCAGTTTCGTCCGCGACATAGACTTTGACGGCCGCGATGAGGTGTTCATCGAGGACGAGAACTTCTACGCCGTCTTTAAGCCAGCCTACGGTGGTTCTCTCTTTGAGCTCTCCTCACGCAGGAGGGCCGTCAACTACAACGACGTGCTCGCGAGGCGCTGGGAGCACTACCACGAGGTTCCGGAGGCGGCAACGCCGGAGGAGGAAGGTGGGGAAGGTGTCGCGAGTATACACGAGGTCGGCAGGAAGATCCCCGACGAGATACGGCGCGAGCTTGCCTACGATGATCACCTGAGGGCCATCCTGCAGGACCACTTCCTTGACCCGGAGACGACACTCGAGGAGTACCGCCTCAATAGGCACATCGAGCTTGGGGACTTCGTGACGGGTGCCTACAACTACAGCCTGTTTGAGGGCGGCGTCACCCTCGAGAGGGACGGAACTGTCTCCGGAAGGCCGGCGAGGGTGGAGAAGACCTTCCACCTGACTGAGGATGGCTTCGTGGTGGACTACACCGTGAGGAGTGACGCAAAGGCCCTCTTCGGCGTCGAGCTCAACCTTGCCGTCCACAGCGTCATGGAGGAGCCGGCTGAGTTCGAGGCTGAGAAGTTCGAGGTGAACGACCCATACGGTATCGGAAGGGTGGCGGTGGAGCTCGACAAAAAGGCGAGAGTGTGGAAGTATCCGATAAAGACCCTCAGCCAGAGCGAAGCCGGCTGGGACTTCGTGCAGCAGGGCGTCAGCTACACCGTCCTCCTGCCGGTTGATGGGGAGCTGAGGTTCAGACTGAGGTTCAGGGAGCTCTAA
- a CDS encoding CARDB domain-containing protein — MLTFVLLLGLVPTFSGLVSAMYGTKIIDGDLSDWTSADIISTGRDNGQDGANLDRLYVSWDDQYLYIAIKTNNTGSWDVAYGIGIDVDPGTGNGYVSGGDSWGRSVEFSNGFAPDYEIYFWWGWDSGMGTDNFNTYTGSGWNYNSISGVGGSFAYTGDTSTGLQTVEIKIPWSTLGGKPEKIAVMAWVTGSGGSAVDSLPVDPAIDYSNIGGEWGDTDTFTSMAVIYVAPKTIDGDLSDWSDADLMVVGKDNGLAGANMDRMYVSWDDQYLYIAIKTNNTGSWDIAYGIGIDVDPGTGNGYVSGGDSWGRSVEFANGFAVDYELYFWWGWDSGMGTDNFNTYTGSGWNYGSLADVGAKFAYTGDTSTGLQTLEIAIPWSALGGKRSRFAVMSWITGSGGSAVDSLPVDPAIDYSNIGGEWGDTDTFTSMLVGEWFLMADLTVGVSGPGVVGLNRNAVYNVTVRNEGSLPAQNASVEVYVNDTLLANRTVDLGAGESRWFTFTWKPNATGLYTIRAVVDEENAIPEASESNNEFTMNVQVVWVGNIDVDGNPDDWISPEIAPNSYTVQDGYFIWRDAENDQRTDKDPYLPGGSSSHADITEVGVTKDDRYVYFLFKFKDMSNIKIGDNGATFIAVPIDYKNGGGETFAGRMDTRTVIAWDIQMAINLGGKQYVGQTKATAAAGDSLTSLLYFIDPSGNIMKVDGAMVGIDLEKNAVEVRVPVGVFEGAKEFNFQVATGFSYGEGVWNFGNDFADDGISDIVDTISTDSAVKELADNVPDYYVRVRMDNIIEGGSVVSVKLQRLMAFQNAFVMHNRYYGVRHFERDYDRYTELDNQLRSMPLPEDMKDRLDEIENEIMDLLRLYNEGKELIDSPNYAFGASLKIYRAYTGLKKIVSEMEAMLEKAQSGELEREKYMEELAKNLTKTIDGNLDDWSVEPVAVDETGYGQDGANLKAIYVDYDDQFLYIAITTENKASWRVAYGIALDYKDGGYTTGQDSWARKVSFSRGVDAQLYVFWNGEFFGDKGTSNITSAQFMLWNDGSWRYEELKWVGFYAYTGGAENGLQTLEIAIPWEALGVKPGEINVVAYVTGQGAGDSAVDSLPLQDAVRDNDPGQEWGDADTFTQFATVTIE, encoded by the coding sequence ATGTTAACCTTCGTTCTGTTGCTTGGTTTAGTGCCCACGTTTAGCGGCCTCGTCAGCGCGATGTACGGCACTAAAATCATAGACGGCGACCTAAGTGACTGGACCTCCGCAGACATTATCTCAACTGGTCGGGACAATGGACAGGACGGAGCCAACCTCGACAGGCTCTACGTTTCATGGGACGACCAGTACCTCTACATAGCAATCAAGACCAACAACACGGGAAGCTGGGACGTCGCCTACGGAATAGGAATAGACGTGGACCCCGGAACCGGAAACGGCTACGTATCCGGCGGCGATTCGTGGGGAAGGAGCGTCGAGTTCTCGAACGGCTTTGCCCCGGACTACGAGATTTACTTCTGGTGGGGCTGGGACAGCGGAATGGGTACCGACAACTTCAACACTTACACAGGAAGCGGGTGGAACTACAACAGCATCTCCGGCGTCGGCGGAAGCTTCGCCTACACCGGCGACACCTCAACCGGCCTTCAGACGGTCGAGATAAAGATACCGTGGAGTACCCTGGGCGGAAAGCCGGAGAAGATAGCCGTGATGGCGTGGGTCACCGGTAGCGGTGGTTCGGCCGTGGACAGTCTGCCGGTAGACCCGGCGATAGACTACTCCAACATAGGCGGCGAGTGGGGAGACACCGACACCTTCACCAGCATGGCCGTCATCTACGTCGCTCCGAAGACCATAGACGGTGACCTGAGCGACTGGAGCGACGCCGACCTCATGGTGGTCGGAAAGGACAACGGACTTGCCGGGGCCAACATGGATAGGATGTACGTCTCCTGGGACGACCAGTACCTCTACATAGCAATCAAGACCAACAACACGGGGAGCTGGGACATCGCCTACGGAATAGGAATAGACGTGGACCCCGGAACCGGAAACGGCTACGTATCCGGCGGCGATTCGTGGGGCAGGAGTGTTGAGTTCGCCAACGGATTCGCGGTCGATTACGAACTCTACTTCTGGTGGGGCTGGGACAGCGGAATGGGTACCGACAACTTCAACACTTACACAGGAAGCGGGTGGAACTACGGAAGCCTGGCCGACGTCGGGGCCAAGTTTGCCTACACCGGCGACACCTCAACCGGCCTTCAGACCCTCGAGATAGCCATTCCCTGGAGCGCCCTCGGCGGCAAGCGCTCCAGGTTTGCCGTCATGTCGTGGATAACCGGAAGCGGCGGCTCCGCCGTGGACAGTCTGCCGGTAGACCCGGCGATAGACTACTCCAACATAGGCGGCGAGTGGGGAGACACCGACACCTTCACCAGCATGCTCGTCGGCGAGTGGTTCCTCATGGCTGACCTGACCGTCGGCGTGAGCGGACCCGGGGTGGTCGGCCTCAACAGGAACGCCGTCTACAACGTCACCGTCAGGAACGAGGGCTCCCTGCCGGCCCAGAACGCCAGCGTTGAGGTCTACGTGAACGACACCCTCCTCGCCAACCGGACGGTTGACCTTGGAGCCGGCGAGAGCCGGTGGTTCACCTTCACATGGAAGCCGAACGCCACCGGGCTTTACACGATAAGGGCCGTCGTGGACGAGGAGAACGCCATACCCGAGGCCAGCGAGAGCAACAACGAGTTCACCATGAACGTACAGGTCGTCTGGGTGGGCAACATAGACGTGGACGGTAACCCCGACGACTGGATAAGCCCCGAGATAGCTCCGAACTCATACACGGTCCAGGACGGCTACTTCATCTGGAGGGACGCCGAGAACGACCAGAGAACCGATAAGGACCCGTACCTTCCGGGTGGAAGCTCCTCCCACGCCGACATCACCGAGGTGGGCGTCACCAAGGACGACCGCTACGTCTACTTCCTCTTCAAGTTCAAGGACATGAGCAACATCAAGATAGGCGACAACGGAGCTACCTTCATAGCGGTGCCGATAGACTACAAGAATGGCGGGGGCGAGACCTTCGCGGGCAGGATGGACACCAGGACGGTCATAGCCTGGGACATTCAGATGGCCATAAACCTCGGAGGAAAGCAGTACGTCGGCCAGACCAAGGCCACAGCCGCCGCCGGCGATAGCCTGACCTCACTGCTCTACTTCATCGACCCGAGCGGAAATATCATGAAGGTCGACGGCGCGATGGTCGGAATTGACCTCGAGAAGAACGCCGTTGAGGTCAGGGTTCCGGTTGGCGTCTTTGAGGGCGCCAAGGAGTTCAACTTCCAGGTCGCGACCGGCTTCAGCTACGGTGAGGGCGTCTGGAACTTCGGAAACGACTTCGCCGACGACGGAATAAGCGACATCGTCGATACCATAAGCACCGACTCCGCCGTCAAGGAGCTGGCCGACAACGTGCCCGACTACTACGTCCGCGTAAGAATGGACAACATCATCGAGGGCGGAAGCGTCGTCTCCGTCAAGCTCCAGAGGCTCATGGCCTTCCAGAACGCCTTCGTGATGCACAACAGGTACTACGGAGTCAGGCACTTCGAGAGGGACTACGATAGGTACACCGAGCTCGACAACCAGCTCAGGAGCATGCCTCTGCCGGAGGACATGAAGGACAGGCTGGATGAGATAGAGAACGAGATCATGGACCTCCTCAGGCTCTACAACGAGGGCAAGGAGCTCATAGATAGCCCGAACTACGCCTTCGGCGCCTCGCTCAAGATATACCGCGCCTACACCGGCCTCAAGAAGATCGTCAGCGAGATGGAGGCCATGCTCGAGAAGGCCCAGAGCGGTGAGCTGGAGAGGGAGAAGTATATGGAGGAGCTCGCCAAGAACCTCACCAAGACCATAGATGGCAACCTCGACGACTGGAGCGTCGAGCCAGTGGCGGTGGATGAGACCGGCTACGGCCAGGACGGAGCGAACCTCAAGGCCATCTACGTCGACTACGACGACCAGTTCCTCTACATAGCGATAACCACCGAGAACAAGGCCTCCTGGAGGGTCGCCTACGGCATAGCCCTCGACTACAAGGACGGCGGCTACACCACCGGCCAGGACAGCTGGGCCAGGAAGGTGAGCTTCAGCAGGGGCGTCGATGCACAGCTCTACGTCTTCTGGAACGGCGAGTTCTTCGGCGACAAGGGAACCAGCAACATAACCAGCGCCCAGTTCATGCTCTGGAACGACGGAAGCTGGAGGTACGAGGAGCTCAAGTGGGTGGGCTTCTACGCCTACACCGGAGGGGCCGAGAACGGACTGCAGACACTTGAGATAGCGATTCCATGGGAAGCCCTCGGCGTTAAGCCGGGAGAGATAAACGTGGTCGCCTACGTCACGGGACAGGGTGCCGGCGATTCGGCCGTTGACTCACTGCCGCTCCAGGACGCCGTCAGGGACAACGACCCAGGCCAGGAGTGGGGTGACGCCGATACCTTTACCCAGTTCGCGACGGTCACGATAGAGTGA
- a CDS encoding diacylglycerol/polyprenol kinase family protein yields the protein MSMKSELKRKSLHMTGLLVPLSYHLFGRELTLTLIGISFFLFVVLEPFRIIEELRDNIKKRLRIYVDEDVMGRVEVLEKHIDEITRSHERYRVAAHIYFAAASFVVVYFFPMEVAVGAITVATVGDALAAIVGKSLGRHRFSNGKSLEGSLAYFLSGVAVLWPLVGLPLALVGSIAGTVAEFYNLPPDDNFSNQLVVALAVYLAGFVV from the coding sequence GTGAGCATGAAAAGCGAGCTGAAGCGTAAGTCCCTCCACATGACGGGTCTGCTCGTTCCGCTCTCCTACCACCTGTTCGGCAGGGAGCTTACCCTCACGCTCATAGGCATCTCATTTTTCCTCTTTGTCGTCCTCGAACCCTTCAGGATAATAGAGGAGCTCAGGGACAACATCAAGAAACGGCTCAGGATATACGTCGATGAGGACGTCATGGGCAGGGTGGAGGTTCTGGAAAAGCACATAGACGAGATAACCCGCTCCCATGAGCGCTACCGCGTCGCGGCCCACATCTACTTCGCCGCGGCCTCCTTCGTAGTGGTGTACTTCTTCCCGATGGAGGTGGCGGTCGGTGCAATCACCGTCGCGACCGTTGGCGATGCCCTGGCGGCCATAGTGGGCAAGTCCCTCGGAAGGCACCGCTTCTCCAACGGCAAGAGCCTGGAGGGAAGCCTGGCGTACTTCCTTTCCGGGGTTGCCGTACTCTGGCCCCTCGTTGGTCTTCCCCTGGCGCTGGTAGGCTCCATAGCCGGAACCGTCGCCGAGTTCTACAACCTCCCGCCCGACGACAACTTCTCCAATCAGCTGGTGGTGGCACTGGCCGTTTACCTGGCGGGGTTCGTAGTCTGA
- a CDS encoding HAD family hydrolase, whose amino-acid sequence MLVLVDLDDTLCNTWEAGRYSVLRLIPYLLRRRKFRAFFYILTARYRELEQSREFHTLDFDKLVERVMSKVYAKISPDELDDITELVDRVFFSNLKLYPDAIPFLRGLKAMGARLVLITDSSTKWQRKKLEYLGIKDYFDALIISGETGHSKLEPHNFRLARRLFPDDEVYMVGDRDDTDMRGGREIGATTILVQRGYFRGRLAKHADYVVKDLIEALEVIRREHEKRAEA is encoded by the coding sequence ATGCTTGTGCTCGTTGACCTCGACGACACGCTCTGCAACACCTGGGAGGCCGGCAGGTACAGCGTTCTCCGCCTGATACCCTATCTGCTCAGACGGAGGAAGTTCAGGGCGTTCTTCTACATTCTCACGGCCCGCTACCGGGAGCTGGAACAGTCGAGGGAATTCCACACCCTGGACTTCGATAAGCTCGTCGAGAGGGTGATGAGCAAGGTCTACGCCAAAATCAGCCCGGACGAGCTGGATGATATAACAGAACTGGTCGATAGGGTGTTCTTTTCCAATCTGAAGCTCTACCCGGACGCTATCCCCTTCCTGAGGGGTCTCAAAGCCATGGGTGCGCGGCTCGTTCTCATTACGGACTCCTCCACCAAGTGGCAGAGGAAGAAGCTGGAGTACCTCGGGATAAAGGACTATTTCGACGCGCTGATAATAAGCGGTGAAACCGGCCACAGCAAGCTCGAACCCCACAACTTCCGCCTTGCCCGCAGGCTCTTCCCCGATGATGAAGTTTACATGGTCGGGGACAGGGACGACACCGACATGCGCGGGGGCAGGGAGATTGGGGCGACGACGATACTGGTTCAGAGGGGATACTTCCGCGGAAGGCTCGCCAAACACGCGGACTACGTGGTCAAAGACCTCATCGAAGCCCTGGAGGTGATAAGGCGTGAGCATGAAAAGCGAGCTGAAGCGTAA
- a CDS encoding DUF131 domain-containing protein: MDGKTLILSGMALIFIGFLLVFIGTLVSALGGEADVEGGGVIMIGPIPIIFGTSRGAAGLAAVLAIILMALWLITALLTRGD; the protein is encoded by the coding sequence ATGGATGGGAAAACGCTGATACTGAGCGGGATGGCGCTTATATTCATCGGCTTCCTGTTAGTTTTCATTGGGACCCTCGTTTCTGCCCTCGGAGGAGAGGCGGACGTTGAGGGGGGCGGGGTGATAATGATAGGCCCCATTCCGATAATATTCGGGACAAGCAGGGGGGCCGCTGGGCTCGCGGCAGTACTGGCGATAATACTCATGGCGCTCTGGCTGATCACAGCCCTGCTGACGAGGGGGGACTGA
- a CDS encoding cation:proton antiporter — protein MDFLAALAILLVTAKSIEWLFERVEVHPIIAHVLTGILLGPFVLGVIEPTDDLRVLAEFGLIMMMLYMGLTSNFSAIAQNTKKAVVVAALGVAFSFALGFLTVEVAGKGTTAAIFIGVTLGNTAIEVTSGVLVKERVRREVSSILMGAAFADDIMAVYLIGIITALAGGGLDAASFGILTVKIFAFIAATLLVSEYIFKRSRWFYSIVKNLNVFFTFTLILTFTLAIIAQWAGLNQIIGAYLAGLTISRLRERKDPLVVTRIKLNELINDLQVVLTEFFIPLFFIYVGLMFNPPLADISLALIAALYLAAVMGKLIGCGLGARLFGLNWRDSITIGIGMGGRGSLELAILTFGLSAGLIDQVLFASVIAVSMLTALTTPVFFKGYLKRAKA, from the coding sequence GTGGACTTCCTGGCGGCGCTCGCGATTCTTCTCGTTACGGCAAAGAGCATAGAGTGGCTCTTTGAGAGGGTGGAGGTACACCCAATAATAGCCCACGTCCTCACGGGAATACTCCTGGGGCCATTCGTCCTCGGAGTGATCGAACCGACGGATGACCTGAGGGTTCTCGCCGAGTTCGGGCTGATAATGATGATGCTCTACATGGGACTCACCAGCAACTTCTCCGCCATAGCCCAGAACACCAAGAAGGCGGTGGTCGTTGCGGCCCTTGGAGTGGCGTTCTCCTTCGCCCTGGGCTTCCTAACCGTCGAGGTGGCCGGGAAAGGAACCACGGCGGCAATATTCATCGGGGTAACCCTCGGAAACACCGCGATAGAGGTAACCAGCGGCGTCCTTGTGAAGGAACGTGTGAGGAGGGAGGTCTCGTCGATACTCATGGGGGCCGCCTTTGCCGATGACATAATGGCCGTTTACCTCATAGGTATAATCACCGCCCTTGCGGGAGGGGGGCTCGACGCGGCTTCCTTTGGAATACTGACGGTCAAGATATTCGCATTCATAGCCGCGACGCTTCTGGTATCTGAATACATCTTCAAGAGGTCCCGGTGGTTTTACTCCATCGTCAAGAACCTCAACGTGTTCTTCACCTTCACGCTCATCCTGACCTTCACCCTGGCCATAATAGCCCAGTGGGCGGGCCTCAACCAGATAATAGGCGCCTACCTCGCGGGCCTCACCATAAGCCGCCTCCGCGAGAGGAAGGACCCGCTCGTCGTGACGAGGATAAAGCTCAACGAACTCATAAACGACCTCCAGGTCGTTCTCACCGAGTTCTTCATACCCCTGTTCTTCATCTACGTCGGGCTGATGTTCAACCCGCCCCTGGCCGACATAAGCCTGGCCCTCATAGCGGCACTCTACCTCGCGGCGGTGATGGGCAAGCTCATCGGCTGCGGCCTCGGCGCGAGGCTCTTTGGCCTGAACTGGAGGGACTCGATAACGATAGGTATCGGAATGGGCGGCAGGGGAAGCCTAGAGCTGGCCATACTCACGTTCGGCCTCTCGGCGGGCCTCATAGACCAGGTTCTCTTCGCGAGCGTCATAGCGGTCTCCATGCTCACCGCGCTGACAACACCGGTGTTCTTCAAGGGCTACCTGAAGAGGGCAAAGGCTTAA